TGAGTTTTAAGTAGCACAGGTCTACAATTTTATCTCAGACCTCCAGTTCTTAAAAATTATCTTCACAAACTAAGACCAGATTTTATTCTTTAAGATGGAGCTAGAGAAAAACAAACTTGGTATTGGTTGCTACATCATACAGAGTTGACCATGACTAATTTAATATTAACACTTGTTAAtttaaggaaaaaacaaaaaacaacttgcCGTGGTATCTGTATCAAAGCTTTTAATGGTAGGGTTTTGTATAATGGAATAGTGAAATAAGCAACTGAACTTTAGTGAGAAAACAGTCATTTGCTTGTATTGTAGGCAAACCTGCAGAAAATGACGTTAAGCTTGGAGCTCTCAAACTGAAACCAAATACTAAAATCATGATGATGGGAACTCGTGAGGAGAGCTTGGTAAATGTTTACTTTTGTTATCATTTGTCCCTTTGCAGATATGATTCACATTTCACTGTTGTCTCACAGTTTTGATTGTGGTAGAGTTGTCACTTTAGCAGTCAGTGAAAAATGAAAGCTACACAGTGCTAGTGATGTCAATGCTGCTGACAATTGCCAGGGGAGCTTATTTTCATCGAGTTAGCTGTTAGTCAAATGGTCACATATAACATGGTAACCCTGACCATGAGCATTTACAAAGAATGATTAAATGTACAACTTTTCCCACCAAGTGTGCTTGAATGACTCTTGGATTCAGACTGTATCTTTCCTTTGATTTTTATGTCTTGCATGTATGTATTTGCCATGTTAAAGATAATATGATAAAACAAAACCATTTTTTCATCTTAATAGGAAGATGTCTTAGGTCCACCCCCTGACAATGATGATGTTGTCAATGACTTTGACATTGAAGATGAAGTAATTGAAGTAGAAAATAGGTacacagtttatttttattttttaatattcaggaAGACTGATCTTAATGTGAGAATGCTTCATGtgttcatattttacttatagggAAGAAAACCTTTTGAAAATTTCTCGCAGAGTGAAAGAGTATAAAGTGGAAATTTTGAATCCTCCCAGGGAAGGGAAAAAGCTTTTGGTATTAGATGTTGATTATACGTTATTTGGTAAGTCAACAAAGATTGAACTTTGTCTTCTGTTAAGCACAgcaacttgtttttcttttgtttgcttaGCCTTTCCTTTCAACTCAGGGTTCATATGACCTGTTTGTTCAAAACTTTCCTCATTACAAAAGTAAATCACTCACTGTAgaaaaaacagataaataaaataagaaatcacCTGTAATCCTGAgagccagagatgaccagtgTCAATGCTGTGATGTATATTTTTCAAGGTGTGTTGTTTATAGCCTTTTTACTTTTAATGGGATATTGGACATCTCAGTTATTAAGTATTACTCTTGGGAATTAAGTATCTACTTTACACACTACTTTATGGGTACAGTATAATTTAACCAAGATATTCTCTATTAACATTTAAGTTTGgcatttatctttaaaataactttttaatattttattcttggCTTGCTGTTTAGTGATGTTCAGGGTAGTTTCTTGAATTCAAAATTTCTCAtgttgtggtctggaaggtggtgcagtggataaagcattggactcaggcatgaggtcctgagttcaatccccggcagcacatgtaccagagtgatgtccggttctttctctctctccttctttctcattaattaataaaatattaaaaaaagaatctcccctacctgcaggggggtcacctctcgagtgatgaagcaggtctgcaggtgtctatatctctcccccttctcttgtcttcccctcctttctcaatttctctctgtcctatctccaataaaaaaaaaattctcatgtcGAGAAAAAATATCCATCAATAGTCTAGAAATGGTTGCTTAACTACTACTACTAGAGTGCATTTATTGAACTCAAATACTAAACTTTACATATATGTTGTAAGGTATGTACACTTACTTTTAAACCTCATTATTGGGGCTGCTATTTTGGTGAAATGTGATTCTGTTGGAAGGCAGTTACCCAAAAGTGAGAATAGGTGACACTAATCTTTTTGTGGTGCTGAGGTTTCACAAATGCATGATTTCATTGCTTCCAAGACAGAccaacttttcctttttaaattttaaacagaggggccaggcagtggtgcacttggttaagcgcacacattacagtgtgcaaggtcctaggttaaagttcctggtccccatttgcaggggaagcctcacgagtggtgaagcagggtttcaagtgtctatcttgctctctatttccccttctttctcaatttcttacagtctctatccaataaataaataaatatattaaaaatttaaaaaacaaattttatacagaaaaaaagagacagagaaaggacaaGACATcttagcacagctccaccatccatggagctccccctggtgctgtggcTATCCTCTGAGGTGtcagggtttgaatctggaaccttgtaCATGGAAAGCTATCTCCTAGCCTCCCTAGTTTGTTATTTATTATCATAAAAAATACATCAGTACtttgaagaaaagagaaaaaaaatagttttgctGTACATGCCTGAATTCTTCAAAGACCTAGCAAAGCTGATAAACAAAAATTGAA
Above is a genomic segment from Erinaceus europaeus chromosome 9, mEriEur2.1, whole genome shotgun sequence containing:
- the UBLCP1 gene encoding ubiquitin-like domain-containing CTD phosphatase 1, with protein sequence MALPIIVKWGGQEYSVTTLSEDDTVLDLKQFLKTLTGVLPERQKLLGLKVKGKPAENDVKLGALKLKPNTKIMMMGTREESLEDVLGPPPDNDDVVNDFDIEDEVIEVENREENLLKISRRVKEYKVEILNPPREGKKLLVLDVDYTLFDHRSCAETGVELMRPYLHEFLTSAYEDYDIVIWCKLYFLLSFLWK